Proteins found in one Petrotoga olearia DSM 13574 genomic segment:
- a CDS encoding ABC transporter ATP-binding protein, with amino-acid sequence MIKAINLTKKFKDFTAVDEINLNVNAGEIYGFLGPNGAGKTTTIRMLTGTLKPTSGQIFIMDKDYNNYELEIKREIGVVPDEPKMYENLKGSEFIEFIMNVYKLNSNEIHSRFNEICDAFGIDYLNDYIGDYSHGMKQKLMVASVLMRKPKVIFLDEPTVGLDARAAGILKELLQKYKSEGSSIFFTTHILEIAEKMCDRIGIIDHGRILAEGNMEELRSLSKLGNRSLEDIFLELTGGSQVKEIIDEL; translated from the coding sequence TTGATAAAAGCAATAAACTTAACCAAAAAATTCAAAGATTTCACTGCGGTTGATGAAATCAATTTAAACGTGAATGCAGGAGAAATTTATGGTTTTCTAGGTCCCAATGGTGCAGGGAAAACTACAACGATAAGGATGCTCACAGGTACACTAAAACCAACCTCTGGTCAGATTTTCATCATGGATAAAGATTACAATAATTACGAATTGGAAATAAAAAGAGAAATTGGGGTTGTGCCAGATGAACCAAAAATGTATGAGAATCTCAAAGGCAGTGAGTTCATAGAATTTATAATGAACGTATACAAATTAAATTCAAATGAAATTCACTCGCGATTCAACGAAATATGTGATGCGTTTGGGATAGATTACCTTAACGATTATATAGGGGATTATTCTCATGGTATGAAACAAAAATTAATGGTAGCCTCAGTTTTGATGAGAAAACCAAAGGTTATTTTTTTAGATGAGCCAACCGTAGGTTTGGATGCTCGAGCAGCGGGGATACTAAAAGAACTTTTGCAAAAATACAAAAGCGAAGGCTCTTCGATATTCTTTACGACCCATATTCTAGAAATAGCGGAAAAGATGTGTGACAGAATTGGAATCATAGATCACGGTAGAATCCTTGCTGAAGGTAATATGGAAGAGTTGAGGTCTCTCTCTAAACTCGGAAATAGGAGTTTGGAAGACATTTTCTTGGAATTAACTGGGGGTAGCCAAGTAAAAGAAATAATCGACGAACTTTAG
- a CDS encoding L-lactate dehydrogenase — translation MKISIIGTGRVGSSTAFALINAAVADEIVLYDLNKEMAEGEALDLLHATTFHKRMIIRAGEYSDIEGSDIVIITAGAAQKPGETRLDLTIKNAKIIKGISENIKKYAPNTLVINITNPVDVMSYVVWKVTGFDHNRVIGTGTILDTGRLRALIGKNCGVSPMSVHAYIIGEHGDSELAAWSSAMIGGVPIKGFCRNCPYKNSCNIDLNKIFEDVKNSAYNIINKKGATNYGIASATTALVESIIKNEGRVYTPSVLLDDIYIGYPAVINKDGVERTIDITLNEEETEKFESSKSIIKEYLESIKNLL, via the coding sequence TTGAAAATAAGTATAATAGGAACGGGAAGAGTTGGTTCAAGTACCGCTTTTGCTTTAATAAACGCAGCAGTTGCTGACGAGATCGTTCTTTACGACCTCAACAAAGAAATGGCTGAGGGTGAAGCATTGGATTTATTACATGCAACAACCTTTCACAAAAGAATGATTATAAGAGCAGGGGAGTATAGTGATATAGAAGGAAGCGATATCGTAATAATTACAGCAGGAGCTGCTCAAAAGCCTGGTGAAACGAGATTAGATTTGACCATAAAAAATGCTAAAATAATAAAAGGCATTTCAGAAAACATAAAAAAATATGCTCCAAATACGTTGGTAATAAATATTACGAACCCTGTTGATGTCATGAGCTATGTTGTATGGAAAGTAACAGGTTTTGATCATAATAGGGTAATTGGAACTGGCACAATATTGGACACCGGAAGATTAAGGGCTTTAATAGGAAAAAATTGCGGTGTATCTCCAATGAGTGTACACGCCTATATAATAGGGGAACATGGTGACTCGGAGTTGGCAGCGTGGAGTTCCGCAATGATTGGAGGCGTTCCGATTAAAGGTTTTTGCCGCAATTGCCCGTACAAGAACAGTTGTAATATCGATCTAAATAAGATTTTTGAAGATGTAAAAAATTCTGCCTACAATATAATAAACAAAAAAGGTGCAACTAATTATGGGATAGCTTCGGCAACAACTGCATTAGTAGAATCGATAATAAAGAATGAAGGTAGGGTGTATACACCTTCCGTGCTGCTGGACGATATCTACATAGGATATCCTGCGGTTATAAACAAAGATGGGGTGGAACGAACTATCGATATAACTTTGAATGAGGAAGAAACTGAAAAGTTTGAAAGTTCAAAAAGCATAATAAAAGAGTATCTTGAATCAATCAAAAACTTACTTTAA
- a CDS encoding RsiV family protein: MKKVVSIFLLFTMFSMTLYSIEYVTLSAELKENLGGRVNIPFFYGTKDAPSAFLLNSYLAKDVEDFLSQYLDELNGLRNSIDESEEPYVEVVIESEVGFVSDSFVSFYSDYFSFVYHQAHPMTARKTYNYDLTLSKFLNLYDFLGLYSEDTGRSFKIIKETIIEEINADPKIYFYESIDTIEPDRYYYITNEDLVIIYQLYEIAPYSSGIREFKIPLVELGIELQ, translated from the coding sequence ATGAAAAAGGTTGTAAGCATATTTTTATTGTTTACAATGTTTTCTATGACACTCTATTCAATCGAATATGTAACCCTATCAGCAGAATTAAAAGAAAACTTAGGTGGAAGAGTAAATATTCCATTTTTTTACGGTACAAAAGATGCACCTAGTGCCTTTCTTTTAAATAGTTATTTAGCAAAAGATGTTGAAGATTTCTTAAGTCAATATCTCGATGAGCTTAATGGCCTTAGAAACAGTATAGACGAATCTGAGGAACCATACGTTGAAGTAGTTATAGAATCCGAAGTTGGATTTGTTTCGGACAGTTTTGTGAGCTTTTACTCTGACTATTTTTCTTTTGTTTATCATCAGGCTCATCCAATGACTGCAAGAAAAACGTACAATTATGATCTAACTCTCAGTAAATTCCTCAATCTATACGATTTTTTGGGTTTATATAGTGAAGACACAGGCAGATCTTTTAAAATAATCAAAGAAACCATCATCGAAGAAATAAATGCAGACCCTAAAATTTATTTTTATGAAAGTATAGACACAATAGAGCCTGATCGATATTATTATATTACAAATGAAGATCTGGTAATAATCTATCAACTTTACGAAATTGCACCATATTCATCTGGTATAAGAGAGTTCAAAATACCTCTTGTAGAATTGGGAATAGAACTTCAATAA
- a CDS encoding NAD-dependent epimerase/dehydratase family protein, with protein sequence MTKKKTVFLTGATGVMGSCGLKELLKEPAKYDVVILVRPLVKDKEMLKQYVVLENLKIVWGDLTNYEDVKVCVQSSDIVLHVGALVSPEADYYPKQTMKVNYGSTVNIIRAIKESPNRNKIKLVYIGTVAEYGDRMPPIHWIHSGDPIKPSIHDYYAVSKVAAERAVIESGLKYWVSLRQTGIFSSHMIEIKDGIIFHNPLNNVLEYVSDHDSGVLLKNVCEDLPDNFWGHIYNISGGECCRLSTYQMFKKMFEMMGITKLEYVIDANWFAIRNFHGGYFLDSDKLEEYLNFRSQGSEYFFDLYRRENVRAIKVAKIITKFPGGQKLIGRIIRKKFEKIVRTDHGPLNWVENNRLEYIEPFFISKEHREAISPSIKDFKPYTDYDRVVHIDHGYDETKPESSLDITDIKKAARFRGGECLSQHMTKGDMQTKLLFKCAFGHVFEASPKLVLEGGHWCLQCERESWNYHELAKRSHFFAQVWYPLHSKDEPSRMYPKMVNELGCE encoded by the coding sequence ATGACAAAAAAGAAAACAGTATTTCTTACAGGTGCTACAGGGGTAATGGGTTCTTGTGGGTTAAAAGAGTTGTTGAAAGAACCTGCAAAATATGATGTAGTTATCTTGGTAAGGCCTTTAGTAAAGGATAAGGAAATGCTTAAACAGTATGTAGTACTAGAAAATTTGAAGATTGTTTGGGGTGATTTGACAAATTACGAAGATGTAAAAGTATGTGTTCAAAGTTCAGACATAGTGTTGCATGTCGGAGCTTTGGTATCTCCCGAGGCTGACTATTACCCTAAACAAACAATGAAGGTTAACTATGGTTCGACGGTTAATATCATCCGTGCCATAAAAGAAAGTCCTAATAGAAATAAGATAAAGCTTGTATATATTGGAACCGTTGCTGAATATGGCGATAGAATGCCTCCTATCCACTGGATTCATAGCGGTGATCCCATAAAGCCGAGTATTCATGATTATTATGCTGTTTCAAAAGTGGCAGCGGAAAGAGCTGTGATCGAATCCGGGTTGAAGTATTGGGTTTCTTTGAGGCAAACGGGAATTTTCTCATCCCATATGATCGAAATTAAGGATGGTATCATATTTCATAATCCTTTAAACAATGTGCTGGAATATGTTAGTGATCATGACTCTGGTGTTCTTCTAAAAAATGTTTGTGAGGATTTACCAGACAATTTTTGGGGGCATATTTATAATATAAGTGGTGGTGAGTGTTGTAGACTCAGTACTTACCAGATGTTTAAAAAAATGTTCGAGATGATGGGTATAACTAAACTTGAGTATGTGATTGATGCTAATTGGTTTGCAATTCGGAATTTCCACGGAGGTTATTTTCTAGATTCTGATAAGTTGGAGGAATACCTGAATTTCAGGAGCCAAGGTTCCGAATACTTTTTTGATCTTTATCGAAGGGAAAACGTAAGAGCCATAAAAGTCGCAAAAATCATCACGAAATTTCCAGGTGGTCAGAAACTCATAGGTAGAATCATAAGAAAGAAGTTTGAGAAAATAGTGAGAACAGACCATGGGCCGTTGAATTGGGTGGAAAACAATAGACTCGAGTATATTGAGCCGTTTTTCATTTCAAAGGAGCATAGAGAGGCAATATCTCCAAGCATAAAAGACTTTAAACCTTATACAGATTATGATAGAGTGGTACACATAGACCATGGCTATGATGAAACAAAACCTGAAAGCAGTCTGGATATCACTGATATAAAAAAGGCAGCTCGGTTTCGAGGCGGTGAATGTTTGTCTCAGCATATGACTAAAGGAGACATGCAAACAAAGCTTTTATTTAAATGTGCTTTTGGTCATGTATTTGAGGCAAGCCCAAAGCTTGTCTTGGAAGGAGGACATTGGTGTCTTCAGTGTGAGCGAGAGAGTTGGAACTATCACGAACTCGCCAAAAGAAGTCACTTTTTTGCTCAAGTATGGTATCCTCTGCACAGCAAGGATGAACCAAGTAGAATGTATCCGAAGATGGTGAATGAACTAGGTTGTGAGTGA
- a CDS encoding nitroreductase family protein codes for MDLIEVIKQRRSIRKFKQDPIEEEILKELVDCARLAPCASNKQPLEFIIVKDKETCDKVFESLGWAGYITPKGTPKEGEKPTAYIIILINKQRATKWIGHDVGAAFENILLAAWSKGIGGCPIVSINRENLREILKVPQDYEINTVVALGYKGHESFAEDNDERVEYYIDEKGNFHVPKRPLEKVIHFDKF; via the coding sequence ATGGATTTAATAGAAGTAATCAAGCAAAGAAGAAGCATCAGAAAGTTCAAGCAAGATCCGATTGAAGAAGAAATATTGAAAGAGTTAGTAGATTGTGCAAGGTTAGCCCCTTGTGCTTCGAATAAACAACCTTTAGAGTTTATAATTGTAAAAGATAAAGAAACTTGCGACAAAGTCTTTGAAAGTTTAGGTTGGGCTGGCTACATAACCCCAAAAGGAACGCCTAAAGAAGGAGAAAAACCAACCGCATATATTATTATTTTAATCAACAAACAAAGAGCGACCAAGTGGATTGGTCACGATGTAGGAGCAGCGTTTGAAAATATTTTATTAGCTGCGTGGTCAAAAGGAATAGGCGGATGCCCCATTGTTTCTATAAACAGGGAAAATTTAAGAGAAATTCTAAAAGTACCACAAGACTATGAAATTAACACGGTAGTTGCTTTAGGTTATAAAGGGCATGAGTCTTTTGCAGAGGATAACGATGAGAGGGTTGAATATTACATAGATGAGAAAGGTAATTTCCATGTTCCAAAACGGCCTCTTGAAAAGGTTATTCATTTTGATAAATTTTGA
- a CDS encoding type I restriction-modification system subunit M, with the protein MAQNNLDTKTLENWLWEAACKIRGPIDAPKYKDYILPLIFLKRLSDVFEDELNELSEKFGSFETAEDFIKSDHQLVRFYLPPEARWSEVAKKTTNVGEYLTDAVRTIARYNPKLQGVIDIVDFNATAGGQRIISDDVLVALIDVLGRHRLGLKDVDPDILGRAYEYLLRKFAEGSGQSAGEFYTPGEVAILMSKILDPKPGDEVYDPCCGSGGLLIKTHLRFKEKYGDDRTKYSLKFYGQEILHSTYAMAKMNIFIHVMEAQIALGDTMNRPAFLTDEGSLKKFDLVTANPMWNQTFAQSVYENDPYNRFVFGYPPSNSADWGWIQHMFASLKNDGKMALVIDTGAVSRGSGNVGKNRERDIRKEFVEKDLVESVLLLPENLFYNTSAPGVIIVINKSKPAQRQDQILLINASKLYEKGRPKNFLPDESVERIAEIYLNWKEEEGISKIISKEEAAKNDYNLSPSRYVAQNGEDETLPLEDAVVQLKEAEEERKEADEKLEIILKEMGLWN; encoded by the coding sequence ATGGCTCAAAATAACCTTGATACCAAAACTTTAGAAAACTGGCTTTGGGAAGCGGCGTGTAAAATAAGAGGACCTATAGATGCTCCCAAATACAAGGATTATATCTTACCTTTGATATTTTTAAAAAGACTTTCTGACGTGTTCGAAGACGAATTGAACGAGTTGTCAGAAAAATTTGGTTCATTTGAAACAGCCGAAGATTTTATAAAAAGTGATCACCAATTAGTTCGTTTTTATTTGCCACCAGAAGCGAGATGGTCTGAAGTTGCTAAAAAAACTACAAATGTCGGAGAATATTTAACTGACGCCGTAAGAACAATTGCAAGATACAATCCCAAACTTCAAGGTGTAATAGATATTGTGGATTTCAATGCAACTGCAGGTGGTCAAAGAATCATAAGTGATGATGTGTTGGTAGCATTAATTGATGTTTTAGGAAGACATCGCCTTGGTCTGAAAGATGTTGATCCAGATATTTTAGGTCGCGCATACGAATATTTATTGAGAAAATTTGCCGAAGGTTCTGGGCAAAGTGCGGGTGAGTTTTACACTCCTGGTGAGGTAGCAATTTTGATGTCAAAGATCTTAGACCCAAAACCTGGAGACGAGGTCTATGATCCTTGTTGTGGATCTGGGGGCTTGTTGATTAAAACTCATCTGAGATTTAAAGAAAAATATGGAGATGATAGAACTAAATATTCACTTAAATTCTATGGGCAAGAAATCTTGCATTCAACGTATGCTATGGCAAAAATGAATATCTTTATACACGTCATGGAAGCACAAATTGCCCTTGGCGACACAATGAATAGACCGGCATTTTTAACCGATGAAGGATCACTCAAGAAATTCGATTTAGTAACTGCAAATCCCATGTGGAATCAAACATTTGCACAATCTGTTTATGAAAACGATCCTTACAATAGATTTGTTTTTGGATACCCTCCATCAAACAGCGCAGACTGGGGATGGATTCAGCATATGTTTGCTTCATTGAAAAATGATGGGAAGATGGCTTTAGTAATTGATACAGGTGCTGTATCAAGGGGTAGTGGAAATGTTGGAAAAAATAGAGAAAGAGATATAAGAAAAGAATTTGTTGAAAAAGATCTTGTAGAATCAGTTTTATTACTTCCGGAGAATTTATTCTATAACACTTCAGCACCAGGGGTTATCATAGTGATTAATAAGTCAAAACCAGCACAAAGGCAAGACCAGATACTTCTCATAAACGCATCAAAGCTCTATGAAAAAGGAAGACCTAAGAACTTCTTGCCTGATGAGAGTGTTGAAAGGATAGCAGAGATCTATCTCAATTGGAAGGAAGAAGAGGGAATAAGTAAAATAATCAGTAAAGAAGAAGCTGCGAAAAATGATTATAATTTAAGTCCATCCCGTTATGTTGCTCAAAATGGTGAAGACGAAACACTGCCTTTGGAGGATGCTGTTGTGCAGTTAAAAGAGGCAGAAGAAGAAAGAAAAGAAGCCGATGAAAAATTAGAGATTATTTTAAAAGAGATGGGACTATGGAACTAG
- a CDS encoding restriction endonuclease subunit S — protein sequence MELDLNQKEEYKETELGLLPKDWEVVRLGDVGNIITGNTPSKKVKEYWEHGELDFIKPPDLQNRVISTFSEKISNKAIDKARTVKEGSILVSCIGIIGRVGFASHRVAFNQQINAIEPNNNIYPWFLFYTLQTQQRQIENLASYTTVPIVSKAKFIDVKIPFPPLSEQKKIASVLSAVQEAKEKTEDVIKATKDLKKSMMKYLFTYGPVSLEEAEKVPLKETEIGLIPEEWDVVRLEDVVEIHDKKRIPLNSTERSKMKGNYPYCGANGIIDYVNDYIFDGEFVLLAEDGGFWRKFENSAYLMKGKFWVNNHAHIIRAIESNSVNRFLLYWLIFDDIEKYTSGTTRKKLNQNVMKNILIPLPPLPIQQKIASILSAIDQKIEAEENKKKALEDLFKSLLHNLMTAKIRVNNLEKILDE from the coding sequence ATGGAACTAGATCTTAACCAGAAAGAAGAATACAAAGAGACAGAACTCGGCTTGCTACCAAAAGATTGGGAAGTTGTAAGGTTGGGGGATGTTGGAAATATAATAACTGGAAATACACCTTCTAAAAAAGTTAAAGAATATTGGGAGCACGGTGAGCTTGATTTTATTAAACCCCCAGACTTACAAAATAGAGTAATTTCAACATTTTCTGAAAAAATTTCAAATAAAGCAATTGACAAAGCAAGAACTGTTAAAGAAGGATCGATTCTAGTTTCTTGCATAGGTATTATTGGAAGAGTGGGGTTTGCATCCCACAGAGTTGCATTTAACCAACAAATAAATGCAATAGAACCAAATAATAATATATATCCATGGTTTTTATTCTATACATTACAAACGCAGCAAAGGCAGATAGAAAATTTAGCATCATATACAACAGTTCCAATTGTTAGTAAAGCAAAATTTATAGATGTTAAAATCCCCTTTCCACCACTCTCAGAACAAAAAAAGATTGCCTCTGTCCTCTCTGCAGTGCAAGAGGCAAAGGAGAAGACGGAGGATGTTATAAAAGCAACGAAAGATCTCAAAAAGTCCATGATGAAGTACCTGTTTACTTATGGGCCTGTAAGTTTGGAAGAAGCTGAAAAAGTACCGCTTAAAGAGACAGAGATTGGCTTGATTCCTGAAGAGTGGGATGTTGTGAGACTTGAGGATGTCGTTGAGATTCATGACAAAAAAAGAATTCCTTTAAATTCTACCGAGCGGAGCAAAATGAAAGGTAACTATCCATATTGCGGAGCTAATGGCATTATAGATTATGTTAATGATTATATATTTGATGGTGAATTTGTTCTATTAGCTGAAGATGGGGGTTTTTGGAGAAAATTTGAAAATAGTGCCTATTTAATGAAAGGAAAGTTTTGGGTTAATAATCATGCTCATATAATTAGGGCTATAGAAAGTAATTCAGTTAATAGATTTTTACTTTATTGGCTTATTTTTGATGATATTGAAAAATACACTTCTGGAACAACTAGAAAGAAATTAAATCAAAATGTTATGAAGAATATTTTAATTCCACTTCCACCTCTCCCCATCCAGCAAAAGATCGCTTCAATTCTCTCAGCGATCGATCAAAAGATCGAGGCGGAAGAAAACAAGAAAAAAGCCCTTGAAGATCTTTTTAAATCACTTTTGCATAATCTTATGACCGCAAAAATAAGGGTGAATAATTTGGAAAAGATTTTAGATGAATAA